DNA sequence from the Candidatus Brocadia sp. genome:
GAAGACCATGTAAGCATGGGGACCATTGCCGCAAGAAAATGCCGTGAAGTGCTGAAAAATGCTGAACAGGTGATTTCCATAGAATTACTATGTGCGGCTCAGGCGATGGATCTGTTTACTAACCTTAAGGCAGGTATGGGAACTATGGAGGCATACCGTCTTATTCGAGAGCACATTACCCACATGGAACAGGACCGCATCGTGTCCGATGATGTAAATACAATGTACAAACTGATACATGAGGGCAAAATTCTCAATGCTGTTGAAAACAAGATTGGCCCGTTGAATTAAAGAGCAGAATGATTGAAATGGGACGCAGATGAACGTTGATTAGTTTTTTGAAAAATTGTAGCTGTGAGATATACAATGAAAATGTCAATTTTCATGCCCGAAGGGCTTTCAGTATATAACGGCGGGGGTGAAGCCCCATAAGCGCTAACTTGTTTTGAAGAACTCGAAGCATTTTGAGATCTGCATCTTTCGGGTTCTTGGATTTTCCGATAAAGAACAAGCAATGTCATTCCAGTACTTAAGAACTTCCTGGAATGATAACGCTGGTTCTATAGCCCGTTTTACTTGATGAAGCATAAAAGCAAATTTACGCCATTGGCTTTGAGTCTTCTGGCTGGACCATGATGTATCCCCAGGGGGAAAAAGACTTGGCAAAATCTATGAGTTTTTCTGTTAAAAGAGCAACAAATAATTTGCCATAAAGCCAAGCTTTTGAGCTATCATCGTCGTATTTAGGTAAGTGTCCAAATTGTGCTATTTGTTTAAATCTCTTAAAGACCAGTTCAATTTGCCATCGAATTCGATACCATTCTAAGATATCAAAAGCGGTAAATCGATTTTCAGGAAACGTTGTGAATACAATTACGTACTTGGCATAAATAAGGGTCTCCGGTTTCAGTTCAATGCCCTTTTTGCTTGCATGTCTTCTGAGTTTTTTATGAGCTATTTTAATAGCTTCTTCTGTTTTGCGTATTACACAAAGGCGCCCTCTGACATATTCGGTATTATCGACGTTTGGAATAAAAACGTTCCATGATTTTATAGCAAGAGGTCTTTTTAGATGTTGGATTTCTTTCGATAAAGCAAAGGAATTGTTTTCTCCATCGAATATTCGTAGAGATTGCGAATTAACTCTAACGCTAAGATAAGCGCCTTTCCTTGTGGCATAATGAATTCCTTGACCAGTACAGTAACCTCTGTCAGCTATAATATAATCATCTTTTTTTATCGGAAACTGAAAAAAAGATTCTCCTGAACCTTCGCCTTCAGTTTCCGTAAGTTTAAAGAAATCGCAAGATAACGAAGGAACCACAATA
Encoded proteins:
- a CDS encoding IS4 family transposase; amino-acid sequence: LKKSKEWLYKLCLSLFRERGLQIDERKNFHLRLFDATTVKEPGRTGSLWRIHYSIVVPSLSCDFFKLTETEGEGSGESFFQFPIKKDDYIIADRGYCTGQGIHYATRKGAYLSVRVNSQSLRIFDGENNSFALSKEIQHLKRPLAIKSWNVFIPNVDNTEYVRGRLCVIRKTEEAIKIAHKKLRRHASKKGIELKPETLIYAKYVIVFTTFPENRFTAFDILEWYRIRWQIELVFKRFKQIAQFGHLPKYDDDSSKAWLYGKLFVALLTEKLIDFAKSFSPWGYIMVQPEDSKPMA